A window of the Cystobacter fuscus genome harbors these coding sequences:
- a CDS encoding PLP-dependent aminotransferase family protein: MLRSWKMNLEVDPASNVPLFVQLSRAIVRDVERGRLSPGDALPGTRAMAQRLGIHRNTVDAAYRELIQQGWAAAEPSRGTFISTTLPVKTPKGFGSSPRQRMPQQPAFPLETPRGVREDVAASAARGVLIFNDGTPDVRLAPSLALARAFRRVLTGRARTTLGAGDARGEPLLRGSLARMLSETRGLAAGEDDVLVTRGSQMALFLVAQALVRPGDVIAVEALGYRPAWDALRLAGARLVGLPVDGEGLRVDALRTLLAQGPVRAVFVTPHHQYPTTVTLTVARRLELLRLAAESGVAVVEDDYDHEFHYEGRPVLPLASADRSGSVVYVGSLSKIMAPGLRLGYVVAPAPVVRQLAALRAVVDRQGDAPLERAVAELLEEGELQRHARRARREYLARRDALAEALHGALEDHVDFEVPAGGLALWVRIREGREAGGWAERARAEGVHVTAGHSFALEGQGPEAFRLGFASLNPTELREAVRRLARAR, from the coding sequence GTGCTCCGCTCCTGGAAGATGAACCTCGAGGTCGACCCGGCGTCCAACGTCCCCCTCTTCGTGCAGCTCTCGCGCGCCATCGTGCGCGACGTCGAGCGAGGGCGCCTGTCGCCAGGGGACGCGCTGCCGGGGACGCGCGCCATGGCGCAGCGGCTCGGCATCCACCGCAACACCGTGGATGCGGCGTACCGCGAGCTCATCCAGCAGGGGTGGGCCGCAGCGGAGCCCTCGCGCGGCACCTTCATCTCCACCACCCTGCCGGTGAAGACGCCCAAGGGGTTTGGCAGCTCACCGAGGCAGCGGATGCCGCAGCAGCCCGCCTTCCCACTCGAGACGCCACGGGGCGTACGAGAGGACGTGGCGGCATCCGCCGCGCGGGGAGTGCTGATCTTCAATGACGGAACCCCGGACGTGCGACTCGCCCCCTCCCTGGCCCTGGCACGCGCCTTCCGCCGGGTGCTCACGGGACGCGCCCGGACGACGCTCGGGGCGGGGGATGCGCGCGGCGAGCCACTCCTGCGCGGCTCTCTGGCCCGCATGCTGAGTGAGACGCGCGGCCTCGCCGCGGGCGAGGACGATGTGCTCGTCACCCGGGGCAGCCAGATGGCCCTCTTCCTCGTGGCCCAGGCCCTGGTGCGCCCCGGGGACGTCATCGCCGTGGAAGCGCTCGGCTATCGGCCAGCCTGGGACGCACTGAGGCTCGCCGGCGCCCGGCTGGTGGGGCTCCCGGTGGATGGCGAGGGCTTGCGCGTGGATGCCCTGCGGACGCTGCTCGCCCAGGGGCCCGTGCGGGCCGTCTTCGTCACCCCGCACCACCAGTACCCCACCACCGTCACGCTCACCGTCGCGCGCCGGCTGGAGCTGCTGCGCCTGGCCGCGGAGTCCGGGGTGGCCGTCGTCGAGGACGATTACGACCACGAGTTCCACTACGAGGGCCGCCCCGTGCTTCCCCTGGCGAGTGCGGACCGCTCGGGGAGCGTCGTCTACGTGGGCTCGCTCTCCAAGATCATGGCTCCGGGGTTGCGCCTCGGCTACGTCGTCGCGCCCGCGCCCGTGGTGCGGCAACTGGCCGCCCTGCGCGCGGTGGTGGACCGCCAGGGAGATGCCCCTCTCGAGCGCGCCGTGGCCGAGTTGCTGGAGGAGGGGGAGTTGCAACGCCATGCCCGGCGCGCACGCCGCGAGTACCTGGCGCGCCGGGACGCGCTCGCGGAGGCCCTGCACGGAGCCCTGGAGGATCACGTGGACTTCGAGGTGCCGGCTGGCGGGCTGGCCCTGTGGGTGCGCATCCGGGAGGGGCGCGAAGCGGGCGGGTGGGCCGAGCGGGCGCGTGCGGAGGGAGTGCACGTGACGGCCGGCCATTCCTTCGCGCTGGAGGGACAAGGGCCGGAGGCGTTCCGCCTGGGCTTCGCCTCGCTCAACCCCACGGAGCTGCGCGAGGCGGTGCGCCGGCTCGCACGCGCCCGCTGA
- the ilvN gene encoding acetolactate synthase small subunit, which translates to MSPSHQRTFIVHVEDRPGVLNRVISLFRRRAYNIDSLTVARTERPAISRITLVVVVDEREARLLEANLYKLINVLYVEDVTHQGPLVRELALLKVKATEETRSQLLQVCDVFRARAIDVTPSALVVELTGTPDKIDGLIEVLRPAGIIELVRTGAVAMERGARSPLAGVLDAAPPEQAA; encoded by the coding sequence ATGAGCCCATCCCATCAACGGACCTTCATCGTTCACGTCGAGGATCGCCCTGGCGTCCTCAACCGTGTCATCTCGCTCTTCAGGCGCCGCGCCTACAACATCGACTCGCTCACGGTGGCACGCACCGAGCGCCCCGCCATCTCGCGCATCACCCTGGTGGTGGTGGTGGATGAGCGCGAGGCGCGTCTGCTCGAAGCCAATCTCTACAAGCTCATCAACGTCCTCTACGTGGAGGACGTCACGCACCAGGGCCCGCTGGTTCGCGAGCTGGCCCTCCTCAAGGTGAAAGCCACCGAGGAGACCCGCTCGCAGCTCCTCCAGGTCTGCGACGTGTTCCGCGCGCGCGCCATCGACGTGACGCCCTCGGCGCTGGTGGTGGAGCTCACCGGAACGCCGGACAAGATCGACGGGCTCATCGAGGTGCTACGCCCCGCCGGAATCATCGAGCTGGTGCGCACCGGCGCCGTCGCGATGGAGCGGGGCGCCCGCTCTCCCCTCGCGGGCGTGCTGGATGCGGCGCCCCCGGAGCAGGCGGCCTAG
- a CDS encoding 2-isopropylmalate synthase: MSTESTKERVIIFDTTLRDGEQSPGASMNVAQKLQVALALRDLGVDIIELGFPVASQGDFEAVSTVAGRVEGPTLCALARANREDIDRTWEALREAERRRLHVFLATSPLHREFKLKMNQEEVLRRAVESVRYARERFEDVQFSAEDAGRTEPEFLAEVVERVIEAGATTINIPDTVGYTMPAQFSSLIAYLRRHVRGIERVVLSVHCHNDLGLAVANSLAAVVEGARQVECTINGIGERAGNCALEEVVMALRTRHDFFGVRTAIRTERLYPTSRLLSNVTGLQVQRNKAVVGQNAFAHEAGIHQHGVLMHRGTYEIMRAEDVGFTGNSLVLGKHSGRHVLRQRVKELGYQLDGPQIDKLFEEFKQLADHKKEVFDADLEALVQGFIGPREQPAWKLETLSCVSGVGTVPSATVCLEHSDGRRVRDAACGDGPVDAVFKAVERITGQQVRLCRYQVTSVTDGEDAQGHVDLEVESGTRRFRGRAVSTDIIVASARALLEALNRAANTATPLPVSSHDVPSMEVSA, translated from the coding sequence ATGAGTACGGAGAGCACGAAGGAGCGCGTCATCATCTTCGACACCACCCTGCGCGACGGCGAGCAGTCGCCCGGCGCCAGCATGAACGTGGCGCAGAAGCTACAGGTGGCACTCGCGCTTCGGGACCTCGGCGTGGACATCATCGAGCTTGGATTTCCGGTCGCTTCGCAAGGGGACTTCGAGGCCGTCTCCACCGTGGCCGGGCGGGTCGAGGGCCCCACGCTGTGCGCCCTGGCCCGTGCCAACCGGGAGGACATCGACCGCACGTGGGAAGCCCTTCGCGAGGCCGAGCGCCGGCGCCTCCACGTCTTCCTCGCCACCAGTCCGCTCCACCGCGAGTTCAAGCTGAAGATGAACCAGGAGGAGGTCCTCCGGCGCGCCGTGGAGTCCGTGCGTTACGCGCGCGAGCGCTTCGAGGACGTGCAGTTCTCCGCCGAGGACGCGGGGCGCACCGAGCCCGAGTTCCTCGCCGAGGTGGTGGAGCGCGTCATCGAGGCCGGAGCCACCACGATCAACATTCCGGACACGGTGGGCTACACGATGCCCGCCCAGTTCTCCTCCCTCATCGCGTACCTGCGGCGCCACGTGCGCGGCATCGAGCGCGTCGTGCTGAGCGTCCACTGCCACAACGACCTCGGGCTGGCGGTGGCCAACAGTCTGGCCGCGGTGGTGGAAGGCGCGCGGCAGGTGGAGTGCACCATCAATGGCATCGGCGAGCGGGCGGGCAACTGTGCCCTGGAGGAAGTGGTGATGGCCCTGCGCACGCGCCATGACTTCTTCGGGGTGCGGACCGCCATCCGCACCGAGCGCCTCTACCCCACCAGCCGGTTGCTCTCCAACGTCACGGGCCTGCAGGTCCAGCGCAACAAGGCGGTGGTGGGACAGAACGCCTTCGCCCACGAGGCGGGCATCCATCAGCACGGAGTGCTGATGCACCGGGGCACCTACGAGATCATGCGTGCCGAGGACGTGGGCTTCACCGGCAACAGCCTCGTGCTGGGCAAGCACAGCGGCCGCCACGTGCTGCGCCAGCGGGTAAAGGAGCTCGGCTACCAGCTCGACGGCCCGCAGATCGACAAGCTGTTCGAGGAGTTCAAGCAGTTGGCGGACCACAAGAAGGAGGTCTTCGACGCGGACCTGGAGGCACTCGTCCAGGGGTTCATCGGCCCTCGGGAGCAGCCGGCCTGGAAGCTGGAGACGCTCAGCTGTGTCTCCGGAGTGGGAACCGTTCCCTCGGCCACCGTCTGCCTCGAGCACTCCGATGGGCGCCGGGTCCGCGATGCCGCGTGCGGCGATGGGCCCGTGGACGCCGTCTTCAAGGCCGTCGAGCGCATCACCGGCCAGCAGGTCCGCCTGTGCCGCTACCAGGTGACGAGCGTCACCGACGGCGAGGATGCCCAGGGGCATGTCGACCTGGAGGTGGAATCAGGTACCCGCCGCTTCCGCGGCCGGGCCGTGAGCACCGACATCATCGTCGCGAGCGCCCGGGCCCTGCTCGAGGCCCTCAACCGGGCGGCCAACACCGCGACCCCCCTCCCCGTTTCCAGCCACGACGTCCCCTCCATGGAAGTGAGCGCGTGA
- a CDS encoding MFS transporter — MSIPLAGAPVAPAPRSASWGAVFALTLCVSTLVASEFMPVSLLTPIASDLHLSEGRAGQAIAVSGLFAVLTSLFIASAARSVDRRKLLLGLTGVMLASGLVTALAPSFTVLMLGRALIGIVIGGFWSLSAATVMRLVPEGDVPRALAVLNGGNALATTIAAPLGSFLGQYIGWRGAFFAVVPLAAITLVWQFFTLPPMPTERAAPPPSTFALLRRPKALWGILAVTLFFMGQFALFTYLRPFLETVTRVGVSTLSLVLLGMGTAGLLGTYLIGFLVARRLSAVLIAAPVAMAVIAVALVVFGRSLAATAVLLVGWGLIGTAAPVAWWTWLSRTLPRDAEAGGGLMVAAIQLAITVGASLGGLLFDRSGYQSTFVVSAALLGAAALLAIRASRDACVGDAEVHMASLKSASWRKA; from the coding sequence ATGTCCATCCCACTCGCCGGCGCGCCCGTGGCGCCGGCCCCGCGCTCCGCGTCATGGGGCGCCGTATTCGCGCTCACCCTGTGCGTCTCGACGCTCGTCGCGTCCGAGTTCATGCCGGTGAGCCTCCTGACGCCCATCGCGTCGGACCTCCACCTGAGCGAAGGCCGCGCCGGCCAGGCGATTGCCGTGTCCGGCCTCTTCGCCGTGCTGACGAGCCTCTTCATCGCGTCCGCGGCCAGGTCCGTCGACCGCCGGAAGCTGCTCCTCGGCCTCACCGGCGTGATGCTGGCTTCGGGCCTCGTGACCGCCCTGGCGCCGAGCTTCACCGTGCTCATGCTGGGCCGTGCACTCATCGGCATCGTCATCGGCGGCTTCTGGTCGTTGTCGGCGGCCACCGTCATGCGGCTGGTCCCCGAGGGCGACGTGCCGCGTGCGCTCGCCGTGCTGAACGGTGGCAACGCGCTGGCCACCACCATCGCGGCGCCGCTCGGCAGCTTCCTGGGCCAGTACATCGGGTGGCGTGGTGCGTTCTTCGCGGTCGTTCCTCTCGCGGCCATCACCCTCGTGTGGCAGTTCTTCACCTTGCCCCCCATGCCCACGGAGCGCGCCGCTCCGCCTCCGAGCACGTTCGCCCTCCTTCGACGCCCCAAGGCGCTGTGGGGCATCCTGGCGGTCACGCTCTTCTTCATGGGCCAGTTCGCCCTCTTCACGTACCTGCGTCCCTTCCTGGAGACGGTCACGCGGGTCGGGGTGTCCACCCTCTCGCTGGTCCTGTTGGGGATGGGCACCGCGGGGCTCCTGGGCACGTATCTCATCGGGTTCCTCGTGGCCAGGCGGCTGTCCGCGGTGCTCATCGCCGCGCCGGTGGCCATGGCCGTCATCGCGGTCGCGCTCGTCGTCTTCGGCCGGTCCCTCGCGGCAACGGCCGTCCTCCTCGTGGGGTGGGGGCTCATCGGCACGGCGGCGCCGGTCGCGTGGTGGACGTGGCTCAGCCGCACGCTGCCGCGCGACGCGGAGGCTGGCGGCGGCCTCATGGTCGCGGCCATTCAGCTCGCCATCACGGTTGGCGCCTCGCTCGGGGGGCTGCTGTTCGACCGGAGCGGCTACCAGAGCACGTTCGTGGTGAGCGCCGCACTGCTCGGAGCAGCGGCCCTCCTGGCCATCCGGGCGTCGAGGGATGCCTGCGTTGGCGATGCCGAGGTCCACATGGCGTCGCTGAAGAGCGCCTCCTGGAGGAAGGCGTGA
- a CDS encoding cupin domain-containing protein, whose translation MNQTAETKKKYESADFDKTPPRPRVVMPERLAHPNVEDAGRNEGYSKERKHPVFFVDLPSHAISMTIGWLEPGQSSNKHRHTYETILYVLEGEGYSEIQGKRIHWKQGDAVYIPVWAWHNHVNTHPTGRARYLACENAPMLQNMGGVALREEVGEKGQSLLRNDEEG comes from the coding sequence ATGAACCAGACCGCTGAAACGAAGAAGAAGTACGAGTCCGCCGACTTCGACAAGACACCGCCCCGCCCGCGCGTCGTCATGCCGGAGCGGCTGGCCCACCCGAATGTCGAGGATGCCGGCCGCAACGAGGGCTATTCGAAGGAGCGCAAGCACCCCGTCTTCTTCGTGGACCTGCCCTCGCACGCCATCAGCATGACGATTGGTTGGCTGGAGCCCGGCCAGTCCTCCAACAAGCACCGCCACACCTACGAGACCATCCTCTACGTGCTGGAGGGCGAGGGGTACTCCGAGATCCAGGGCAAGCGCATCCACTGGAAGCAGGGTGACGCCGTCTACATCCCCGTGTGGGCGTGGCACAACCACGTCAACACGCACCCGACGGGCCGCGCGCGCTACCTCGCCTGCGAGAACGCCCCCATGCTGCAGAACATGGGCGGCGTGGCGCTGCGCGAGGAAGTGGGTGAGAAGGGCCAGTCCCTGCTGCGCAACGACGAGGAGGGATGA
- the ilvB gene encoding biosynthetic-type acetolactate synthase large subunit, producing the protein MTTAGTSPKREQAPTGQGDSPGDSAPEYARSTAKKTGAEIVWDVLASEGVDVVFGYPGGAIMPIYNALHQRPIRHVLVRHEQGAAHMADGYARASGKVGVCLATSGPGATNLVTGIATAMLDSTPLVCITGQVSSTLLGSDAFQELDITGVTLPITKHNYLVTRAEDIAPTLREAFFIARSGRPGPVLVDITKDAQQATASIESRPRPVRLPGHRPAHHPSAEDLTRAAELIAAAERPLIFAGHGIIKAEASAQLMELVEKTGIPVASTLLGLGGFPAMHPLSLGMMGMHGEAWVNTAIQESDLLIALGMRFDDRVTGNLKTYARKARKIHVEIDPSELNKNVQVDVALAGELRRTLTDLIPRVAQRTCTPWVQHIQSLKSSSAARDIQYMPHNGRLHAAHVIHDLWWLTRGKALMVTDVGQHQMWEAQYYRHERPRQLITSGGLGTMGFALPAAMGAHLAQPGEEVWVVVGDGGFQMSAAELSTCAQEGIKLHVAIINNGYLGMVRQLQQFFYENRYTATPLLNPDFVKLAEAHGLNGLRVTRREQIPEAVAQARASACTTVIDFRVEQEDSVYPMVPSGADLDEMIRRPQDDSEVCAISPWNSGAV; encoded by the coding sequence ATGACGACAGCTGGCACAAGCCCCAAGAGAGAGCAGGCGCCCACGGGGCAAGGTGATTCCCCGGGCGACTCCGCTCCGGAATACGCCAGGAGCACGGCCAAGAAAACCGGAGCCGAAATCGTCTGGGATGTCCTCGCCAGCGAGGGAGTCGACGTCGTCTTTGGCTATCCAGGCGGGGCCATCATGCCCATCTACAATGCCTTGCATCAGCGCCCCATCCGCCACGTTCTCGTGCGCCATGAGCAGGGGGCGGCCCACATGGCGGATGGCTATGCACGCGCCTCGGGAAAGGTCGGGGTGTGTCTGGCCACCTCGGGTCCCGGGGCCACCAATCTGGTGACGGGAATCGCCACCGCGATGCTGGATTCCACCCCCCTCGTCTGTATCACCGGACAGGTCTCCTCCACGCTGTTGGGCAGTGACGCCTTCCAGGAGCTCGACATCACGGGCGTCACCCTCCCCATCACCAAGCACAACTATCTGGTGACACGAGCCGAGGACATCGCGCCCACCCTCCGGGAAGCCTTCTTCATCGCGCGCTCGGGCCGTCCCGGGCCCGTGCTCGTGGACATCACCAAGGATGCGCAGCAGGCCACCGCCTCCATCGAGTCCCGGCCCCGGCCCGTGCGGCTGCCCGGCCATCGCCCCGCGCACCACCCATCAGCGGAGGACCTGACTCGCGCCGCCGAGCTCATCGCCGCGGCCGAGCGGCCGCTCATCTTCGCCGGTCACGGCATCATCAAGGCCGAGGCCTCGGCGCAGCTGATGGAGCTGGTGGAGAAGACGGGCATTCCGGTGGCCAGCACGCTGCTCGGCCTGGGCGGCTTTCCGGCGATGCACCCGCTCAGCCTCGGGATGATGGGCATGCACGGAGAGGCCTGGGTCAACACCGCCATCCAGGAGTCCGATCTCCTCATTGCCCTGGGCATGCGCTTCGACGACCGGGTGACCGGCAACCTGAAGACGTATGCGCGCAAGGCGCGGAAGATCCACGTCGAGATCGACCCCTCCGAGCTCAACAAGAACGTCCAGGTGGACGTCGCGCTGGCGGGGGAGTTGCGCCGGACGCTCACGGACCTGATTCCCCGCGTCGCGCAGCGCACCTGCACCCCCTGGGTACAGCACATCCAGTCCCTCAAGAGCAGCTCGGCGGCGCGAGACATCCAGTACATGCCGCACAACGGCAGGCTCCACGCGGCGCACGTCATCCATGACCTGTGGTGGCTGACCCGGGGCAAGGCCCTCATGGTCACCGACGTGGGTCAGCATCAGATGTGGGAGGCCCAGTACTACCGGCATGAGCGCCCGCGGCAACTCATCACCTCCGGGGGACTGGGGACCATGGGCTTCGCCCTGCCCGCCGCGATGGGCGCACACCTCGCCCAGCCAGGCGAGGAGGTCTGGGTGGTGGTGGGCGACGGGGGCTTCCAGATGTCGGCGGCCGAGCTGTCGACCTGTGCCCAGGAAGGCATCAAGCTCCACGTGGCCATCATCAACAATGGCTATCTCGGCATGGTGCGGCAGTTGCAGCAGTTCTTCTATGAGAACCGCTACACCGCCACCCCCTTGCTGAACCCGGACTTCGTGAAGCTCGCCGAGGCGCACGGATTGAACGGCCTGCGCGTTACCCGGCGGGAGCAGATTCCGGAGGCGGTGGCCCAGGCGCGCGCCAGTGCATGCACCACCGTCATCGACTTCAGGGTGGAGCAGGAGGACAGCGTCTACCCCATGGTTCCCTCGGGCGCGGACCTCGACGAGATGATCCGCCGTCCCCAGGACGACAGCGAGGTCTGCGCGATCTCTCCGTGGAACAGCGGGGCCGTCTGA
- a CDS encoding branched-chain amino acid transaminase, with translation MDCKYIWTNGKLVAAAEAQMNFLTPATHYGMAVFEGIRCYRTAKGPAIFRLREHIERLHRSATILGWRELPFSVGQLIEACQETVRANGHEECYIRPLLYLGGGGWNLNIDNGQAHVGIAVWSWNAYLGAEAAEKGVRANVSSFTRHHPNVVMTKSKVAGNYPNSVLAKTESVRLGFDEAIMLDTQGMVAECTGENIFIVRGNRVMTPPEGQILEGITRDTVMILAREMGLEVSAQPISRDQLYTADEVFVTGTAAEVIGLREIDFRTIGNGRTGPTTQKIQQAYHAAVRGELPRAAEWLTYVPGK, from the coding sequence ATGGATTGCAAGTACATCTGGACGAACGGGAAGCTGGTGGCCGCCGCCGAGGCGCAGATGAATTTCCTCACGCCCGCCACGCACTACGGCATGGCGGTGTTCGAGGGCATCCGCTGCTACCGGACGGCGAAGGGGCCCGCGATCTTCCGTCTTCGCGAGCACATCGAGCGGCTCCACAGGTCCGCGACGATCCTCGGCTGGCGCGAGCTGCCCTTCAGCGTGGGACAGCTCATCGAGGCCTGCCAGGAGACGGTCCGGGCCAATGGCCATGAGGAATGCTACATCCGCCCGCTCCTCTACCTCGGTGGCGGTGGGTGGAACCTCAACATCGACAACGGCCAGGCGCACGTGGGCATCGCCGTGTGGTCCTGGAACGCCTACCTCGGTGCGGAGGCCGCTGAGAAGGGCGTGCGCGCCAACGTCTCCTCGTTCACCCGGCACCACCCCAACGTGGTGATGACCAAGTCGAAGGTCGCGGGGAACTACCCCAACTCGGTGCTCGCCAAGACGGAGTCGGTCCGCCTGGGGTTCGACGAGGCGATCATGCTGGACACGCAGGGCATGGTGGCCGAGTGCACCGGCGAGAACATCTTCATCGTCCGGGGCAACCGGGTGATGACGCCGCCCGAGGGGCAGATCCTCGAGGGCATCACCCGGGACACGGTGATGATCCTGGCTCGGGAGATGGGCCTGGAGGTCAGCGCCCAGCCCATCTCTCGCGATCAGCTCTACACGGCCGACGAGGTCTTCGTCACCGGAACGGCCGCCGAGGTCATCGGCCTGCGGGAGATCGACTTCCGCACCATCGGAAACGGCCGCACCGGCCCCACCACCCAGAAGATTCAACAGGCCTATCACGCGGCCGTCCGTGGCGAGCTGCCCCGCGCCGCGGAGTGGTTGACCTACGTACCCGGCAAGTAG
- a CDS encoding alpha/beta hydrolase, with product MKKMKLPLATHRRSLLDALLLSSFSALVACASPSASVASPTPGLPPGDTTHGADNFYTSDRVTVQKVVFKNQYKMNVVGNLFVPKDLDRGAKNPAIVVGHPMGAVKEQSANLYATKMAEQGFVTLSLDLSFWGESEGQPRNAVAPDIYAEDFNAAVDFLRTQPFVDRERIGALGICGSGSFVISAAKIDPRIKAIATVSMYDMGAANRNGLRHSVTLEQRKKFIEEAALQRDVEFAGGETRYTSGTPEELSDQSTAIDREFYDFYRTSRGHSPNTTTHPTLSSNTRFMNFYPFTDIETISPRPMLFIAGENAHSREFSDEAYRLAGDPKELVIVPGAGHVDLYDRVNLIPFDKLTTFFRNNLK from the coding sequence ATGAAGAAAATGAAGCTGCCCCTCGCGACCCACCGACGTTCCTTGCTCGATGCACTTCTGCTCAGTTCATTCTCCGCACTGGTGGCCTGCGCATCGCCCTCGGCATCGGTGGCGAGTCCAACGCCGGGCCTCCCGCCTGGGGACACGACCCACGGTGCGGACAACTTCTACACGAGCGACAGGGTCACCGTTCAGAAGGTCGTCTTCAAGAACCAATACAAGATGAATGTCGTAGGGAACCTGTTCGTTCCCAAGGACCTGGATCGCGGCGCGAAGAATCCGGCGATCGTCGTCGGACATCCCATGGGGGCGGTCAAGGAGCAGAGCGCGAACCTGTACGCCACGAAGATGGCGGAGCAGGGATTCGTCACCCTGTCCTTGGACCTGTCTTTTTGGGGCGAGAGTGAAGGCCAACCCCGCAATGCGGTTGCGCCGGACATCTATGCCGAGGACTTCAACGCCGCGGTGGACTTCCTGCGCACCCAGCCGTTTGTCGACAGGGAGCGGATTGGCGCCCTCGGAATTTGCGGCAGCGGGAGCTTCGTCATCAGTGCGGCCAAGATCGATCCGCGCATCAAGGCCATCGCAACAGTCAGCATGTACGACATGGGCGCTGCCAACCGCAACGGGCTCAGGCATTCGGTGACCCTCGAGCAGAGAAAGAAGTTCATCGAGGAGGCAGCGCTGCAGCGCGATGTGGAGTTCGCGGGTGGTGAAACCAGATATACGAGCGGGACGCCCGAAGAATTGAGTGACCAGTCAACTGCGATTGATCGTGAGTTCTACGACTTCTACCGCACTTCGCGGGGTCATAGCCCGAATACCACGACGCATCCGACGCTCAGCAGCAACACCAGGTTCATGAACTTCTACCCGTTCACGGACATCGAGACGATCTCTCCTCGGCCGATGCTCTTCATCGCGGGCGAGAACGCTCATTCCAGAGAGTTCAGTGACGAGGCCTACCGGCTTGCCGGTGACCCCAAGGAACTGGTCATCGTGCCTGGCGCTGGTCACGTGGATCTCTACGATCGTGTCAACCTCATTCCCTTTGACAAGTTGACCACGTTCTTCCGGAACAATCTGAAGTGA
- a CDS encoding dihydrodipicolinate synthase family protein, with amino-acid sequence MSRNVPMRGIIGYTITPFRAEGGVDLDTLRLLTEQMAASGVHAIAPLGSTGSLPYLDDGEREAVTESTLKAVRGRVPVMVGVSSLTTERTVHHARFAEKAGAAAVMIIPMSYWKLSEEEILRHFDRVASAISIPIMAYNNPATGGLDMTPEFLARLLEIPNVTMVKESTGDVGRMHRLRQVAGEDVAFYNGSNPLALAAFAAGARGWCTAAPALIPELNLRLFHEVVEKGDLGAARRVFQKQLPLLQFIVKGGLPRTIAAGLELRGTRVGALRAPLLPLSETEREVLRRILNTLDAHGPE; translated from the coding sequence ATGAGCCGCAACGTTCCCATGCGCGGTATCATCGGCTACACCATCACCCCCTTCCGGGCGGAGGGAGGCGTGGACCTCGACACCCTCCGGCTGCTCACCGAGCAGATGGCGGCCTCTGGTGTACACGCCATCGCCCCGCTCGGCAGCACGGGCAGCCTGCCCTACCTGGATGATGGGGAGCGCGAGGCCGTCACCGAGTCCACCTTGAAGGCCGTGCGTGGCCGGGTGCCCGTCATGGTGGGGGTCTCGAGCCTCACCACCGAGCGCACCGTGCACCACGCGCGCTTCGCCGAGAAGGCGGGCGCGGCGGCGGTGATGATCATCCCGATGAGCTACTGGAAGCTCTCCGAGGAGGAAATCCTCCGGCACTTCGACCGGGTGGCGAGCGCCATCTCCATTCCCATCATGGCCTACAACAACCCGGCCACGGGTGGGCTGGACATGACGCCCGAGTTCCTCGCGCGGTTGCTGGAGATTCCCAACGTCACCATGGTGAAGGAGAGCACCGGCGACGTGGGCCGCATGCACCGGCTGCGTCAGGTGGCGGGCGAGGACGTGGCCTTCTACAACGGCTCCAACCCGCTCGCCCTGGCCGCCTTCGCCGCCGGAGCGCGAGGCTGGTGCACGGCGGCACCCGCTCTCATTCCGGAGCTCAACCTGCGGCTCTTCCATGAGGTGGTGGAGAAGGGTGACCTCGGCGCGGCCCGGCGCGTCTTCCAGAAACAGTTGCCACTGCTGCAATTCATCGTGAAGGGCGGCCTGCCCCGCACCATCGCCGCGGGGCTGGAACTGCGCGGCACCCGGGTGGGAGCACTGCGTGCCCCGCTCCTGCCGCTGTCCGAGACGGAGCGGGAGGTGTTGCGGCGCATCCTCAACACGCTCGACGCCCACGGCCCGGAGTGA